The following are from one region of the Hydrogenophaga sp. BPS33 genome:
- the phnN gene encoding phosphonate metabolism protein/1,5-bisphosphokinase (PRPP-forming) PhnN has protein sequence MSRHLVYVMGPSGVGKDSVLAWVKAHAPAAAGIRFARRTVTRAADAGGEDHEPLTVEAFEQAVQAHAFALHWQANGLHYGIRHGQLAPLKQRQWVLVNGSRGHLPHALAAYPGLTAVHITARPETVRQRLLARGRESTEEVEARLRRARTFVAPPGARCIANDGALADAGRALLRVMQGEQAPSR, from the coding sequence ATGAGCCGCCATCTGGTCTATGTGATGGGCCCCTCCGGCGTGGGCAAGGACAGCGTGCTGGCCTGGGTGAAGGCGCACGCGCCGGCGGCGGCGGGCATTCGCTTCGCCCGGCGCACCGTGACGCGAGCGGCCGATGCCGGCGGCGAGGACCACGAGCCGCTCACGGTCGAGGCATTCGAGCAAGCCGTGCAAGCCCATGCCTTTGCCCTGCATTGGCAGGCCAACGGGCTGCACTACGGCATCCGGCATGGGCAGCTCGCTCCGCTGAAGCAGAGGCAGTGGGTGCTGGTCAACGGATCGCGCGGCCACCTGCCGCATGCACTGGCCGCCTACCCCGGGCTGACGGCGGTGCACATCACGGCGCGGCCCGAGACGGTGCGCCAGCGCCTGCTCGCACGGGGGCGCGAGTCCACGGAGGAGGTCGAGGCGCGGCTGCGGCGTGCGCGCACCTTCGTGGCACCGCCTGGGGCGCGCTGCATTGCGAACGATGGGGCCTTGGCGGATGCGGGGCGGGCATTGCTGCGGGTGATGCAAGGCGAGCAAGCGCCTTCGCGTTGA
- a CDS encoding carbon-phosphorus lyase complex subunit PhnI: MYVAVKGGEAAILNSYKLLDQQRRGDTALPELGVAQIQAQLKLAVDRVMTEGSVCDPELAALAIKQASGDLVEAIFLLRAYRATLPRLGSTEPLDTARMQLERRISATFKDLPGGQVLGPTYDYTQRLLDFTLLAQGAGAEHPTADVAASLEEAVPRVVDLLNQEGLIERHPRPEHDPAPNDLTREPLRFPADRATRLQNLARGDEGYLLAMAYSTQRGYAHSHPFVGELRLGRVALEVVPEELGFAISIGDIEVTECEMVNQFAGSKNEPPQFTRGYGLVFGHCERKAMAMSLVDRALRAEELGEAVESPAQMPEFVLSHSDSLEASGFVQHLKLPHYVDFQAELELVRKMRAQAAEQARDTQEDHA; the protein is encoded by the coding sequence ATGTACGTGGCCGTCAAGGGCGGTGAAGCCGCCATTCTCAACAGCTACAAGCTGCTCGACCAGCAGCGCCGTGGCGACACCGCCCTGCCCGAACTGGGCGTGGCGCAGATCCAGGCGCAGCTCAAGCTGGCGGTGGACCGCGTGATGACCGAAGGCTCGGTGTGCGACCCCGAGCTCGCCGCGCTGGCGATCAAGCAGGCCAGCGGCGACCTGGTGGAAGCCATCTTCCTGCTGCGTGCCTACCGCGCCACCCTGCCCCGCCTGGGCAGCACCGAGCCGCTGGACACCGCGCGCATGCAACTGGAGCGCCGGATCTCGGCCACCTTCAAGGACCTGCCCGGCGGCCAGGTGCTCGGCCCGACCTACGACTACACGCAGCGTCTGCTCGACTTCACGCTGCTGGCGCAAGGCGCTGGTGCCGAACACCCCACGGCAGACGTGGCGGCGTCGCTGGAAGAAGCGGTGCCGCGCGTGGTCGACCTGCTGAACCAGGAAGGCCTGATCGAACGCCACCCGCGACCCGAGCACGACCCCGCACCCAACGACCTCACGCGCGAGCCGCTGCGCTTTCCCGCAGACCGGGCCACGCGCCTGCAGAACCTCGCGCGTGGCGACGAAGGCTACCTGCTGGCCATGGCGTATTCGACCCAGCGCGGCTACGCGCACTCGCACCCGTTCGTGGGCGAGCTGCGGCTGGGCCGCGTGGCGCTGGAAGTGGTGCCCGAGGAACTGGGTTTTGCGATCTCCATCGGCGACATCGAGGTCACCGAGTGCGAGATGGTCAACCAGTTCGCCGGCAGCAAGAACGAACCCCCGCAGTTCACGCGCGGTTACGGCCTGGTCTTCGGCCACTGCGAGCGCAAGGCCATGGCCATGAGCCTGGTGGACCGCGCGCTGCGCGCCGAGGAGTTGGGCGAAGCGGTCGAATCGCCCGCGCAGATGCCCGAGTTCGTGCTCTCGCACAGCGACAGCCTGGAAGCCTCGGGCTTCGTGCAGCACCTGAAGCTGCCGCACTACGTCGACTTCCAGGCCGAGTTGGAGCTGGTGCGCAAGATGCGCGCGCAGGCGGCCGAGCAAGCCCGGGACACGCAGGAGGACCACGCATGA
- a CDS encoding alpha-D-ribose 1-methylphosphonate 5-phosphate C-P-lyase PhnJ, with translation MNAPIESPLIAQAEAAHTETGVNFAYLDERTKRMIRRAILKAIAIPGYQVPFGSREMPLPYGWGTGGIQVTASVIGPGDTLKVIDQGSDDTVNAVNIRRFFQRTAGVPTTTRTTEATLIQTRHRIPETALTEGQVIVYQVPVPEPMQRLEPRETETRTLHGLAEYGLMHVKLYEDIARYGHIATTYDYPVMVNGRYIMAPSPIPKFDNPKMHMNPALQLFGAGREKRIYAVPPYTEVESLGFEDHPFEVQKWDAVCALCGAQDSFLDEVITDNAGQRLHVCSDSDYCQTRQAEQNGSAA, from the coding sequence ATGAACGCCCCGATCGAATCCCCTCTCATCGCCCAAGCCGAGGCTGCCCATACCGAGACCGGCGTGAACTTCGCCTACCTGGACGAGCGCACCAAGCGCATGATCCGGCGCGCCATCCTCAAGGCCATCGCCATCCCCGGCTACCAGGTGCCGTTCGGCTCGCGCGAGATGCCGCTGCCCTATGGCTGGGGCACGGGCGGCATCCAGGTCACGGCCTCGGTGATCGGGCCCGGCGACACGCTCAAGGTGATCGACCAGGGCTCGGACGACACCGTCAACGCGGTCAACATCCGCCGCTTCTTCCAGCGCACGGCCGGTGTGCCGACCACCACGCGCACGACAGAGGCCACGCTGATCCAGACGCGCCACCGCATCCCGGAGACCGCGCTCACCGAGGGCCAGGTCATCGTCTACCAGGTGCCGGTGCCCGAGCCCATGCAAAGGCTGGAGCCGCGCGAGACCGAAACCCGCACCCTGCACGGCCTGGCCGAGTACGGCCTGATGCACGTCAAGCTGTACGAGGACATCGCGCGCTACGGCCACATTGCCACCACTTACGACTACCCGGTGATGGTCAACGGCCGCTACATCATGGCGCCCTCGCCGATCCCCAAGTTCGACAACCCCAAGATGCACATGAACCCGGCGCTGCAGCTGTTTGGCGCGGGCCGCGAGAAACGCATCTACGCGGTACCGCCGTACACCGAGGTCGAGAGCCTGGGCTTCGAGGACCACCCGTTCGAGGTGCAGAAATGGGACGCGGTCTGCGCGCTGTGCGGCGCGCAGGACAGCTTCCTCGACGAGGTCATCACCGACAACGCCGGCCAGCGCCTGCACGTGTGCTCCGACTCCGACTACTGCCAGACGCGCCAGGCCGAGCAGAATGGGAGCGCCGCATGA
- the phnF gene encoding phosphonate metabolism transcriptional regulator PhnF, with protein sequence MTTNLVFEADGGQPARPSFWSHIANEIAQAIGQGVYAPGERLPSEHTLAESFGVNRHTIRRSIAALCQRGLLRSEQGSGTYVEDFAVDLAIGKRTRHRQNLAQAGLRGGLQVLMAERVRANAEQARALQVPARNALLHLQILGEGNGQPLHVSDRYFPLPRFEGLEDVVRETGSITAAFAACGVNDYVRHESRISARLPGSDTAALLRQPVTRPVLLVTKVNTDLKDCPIELAETWFAGDRVTLTVNHDGE encoded by the coding sequence ATGACAACGAACCTGGTTTTTGAAGCCGATGGCGGGCAGCCCGCGCGCCCCAGCTTCTGGTCGCACATCGCCAACGAGATCGCGCAGGCCATTGGCCAAGGCGTGTACGCACCGGGTGAACGCCTGCCTTCGGAGCACACGCTGGCCGAGTCCTTCGGTGTGAACCGGCACACCATCCGCCGCTCGATCGCGGCGCTGTGCCAACGCGGCCTGCTGCGCTCCGAGCAGGGCAGCGGCACCTACGTGGAAGACTTCGCGGTGGACCTCGCCATCGGCAAGCGCACGCGGCACCGCCAGAACCTGGCGCAGGCCGGTTTGCGCGGCGGGCTGCAGGTGCTGATGGCCGAGCGCGTGCGCGCGAATGCCGAGCAGGCGCGCGCGCTGCAGGTGCCCGCGCGCAACGCGCTGCTGCATCTGCAAATCCTGGGCGAAGGCAATGGGCAACCGCTGCACGTGAGCGACCGCTACTTCCCGCTGCCGCGCTTCGAAGGGCTGGAAGACGTGGTGCGCGAGACCGGTTCGATCACCGCCGCCTTTGCCGCGTGCGGCGTGAACGACTATGTGCGCCACGAAAGCCGCATCAGCGCGCGCCTGCCCGGCAGCGACACGGCCGCGCTGCTGCGCCAGCCGGTCACGCGGCCCGTGTTGCTGGTGACCAAGGTCAACACCGATTTGAAGGATTGCCCGATCGAACTGGCCGAGACCTGGTTTGCCGGCGACCGCGTCACGCTCACGGTGAACCACGATGGCGAATGA
- a CDS encoding DUF1045 domain-containing protein, which yields MANEPLQPHRVAVYFAPPVQSPWWQIGSQWLGRCAATGRLFDAHEVPGVPADSLRALTAEPRRYGFHATLKPPFRLQQGLDLGHVLEALDRLGRDTAPFTLPPLRVAMLGDFLALRPEGDNALANAVAAHCVTTLQPLASALYPDELARRRRQPLTPEQDALLLRWGYPWVLQQFRFHLSLTGGLGSCSETQRAALQQAAQALFHPLPAARFDHIAVFVEPRPGADFVLTDRVALRG from the coding sequence ATGGCGAATGAACCTTTGCAACCGCACCGCGTGGCGGTGTATTTCGCGCCGCCCGTGCAAAGCCCCTGGTGGCAGATCGGCAGCCAGTGGCTGGGGCGCTGCGCGGCCACCGGCAGGTTGTTCGACGCACACGAGGTGCCGGGCGTGCCCGCCGACAGCTTGCGCGCATTGACCGCGGAGCCACGCCGCTACGGTTTTCACGCCACGCTCAAGCCGCCGTTTCGCCTGCAACAAGGCCTGGACCTGGGCCACGTGCTGGAGGCGCTGGACCGTTTGGGCCGCGACACCGCGCCGTTCACCTTGCCCCCTTTGCGCGTGGCGATGCTGGGCGACTTCCTGGCCCTGCGGCCTGAAGGCGACAACGCCCTGGCCAACGCGGTGGCGGCCCACTGCGTGACCACGCTGCAGCCCCTGGCCTCGGCGCTCTACCCCGACGAGCTGGCGCGGCGGCGGCGCCAGCCCCTCACGCCCGAGCAGGACGCGCTGCTGCTGCGCTGGGGCTACCCCTGGGTGCTGCAGCAGTTCCGCTTCCACCTCTCCCTCACCGGCGGCCTCGGCAGCTGCAGCGAGACGCAGCGCGCGGCGTTGCAGCAAGCGGCCCAGGCGCTGTTCCACCCGCTGCCCGCGGCGCGCTTCGACCACATCGCCGTCTTCGTCGAGCCGCGCCCGGGCGCGGACTTCGTGCTCACCGACCGTGTGGCGCTGCGCGGATGA
- the phnG gene encoding phosphonate C-P lyase system protein PhnG: MFHAFDNAQPNRPMDRQAWMALLARAPEGLLQAALAADAHTDVRWLRRPETGLMMVQGRAGGTGERFNLGEVTVTRCALRARPGDAPVGVAYVVGRNRRQARLAAVADALLQEPARQAALERSLLEPIRVHLRQEAAQRQARAQTTKVEFFTVARESGSATEGEEDGA; this comes from the coding sequence ATGTTTCATGCATTTGACAATGCGCAACCCAACCGGCCGATGGACCGGCAGGCCTGGATGGCGCTGCTGGCCCGCGCACCCGAAGGCTTGTTGCAGGCCGCGCTGGCGGCCGATGCGCACACCGATGTGCGCTGGCTGCGCCGGCCCGAAACCGGCCTGATGATGGTGCAGGGCCGCGCGGGCGGCACCGGCGAGCGCTTCAACCTGGGCGAGGTCACGGTCACGCGCTGTGCGCTGCGTGCACGCCCAGGCGATGCCCCGGTGGGCGTGGCCTACGTGGTGGGCCGCAATCGGCGCCAGGCGCGCCTGGCCGCCGTGGCCGACGCGCTGCTGCAGGAACCCGCGCGCCAGGCCGCGCTGGAGCGCAGCCTGCTCGAACCGATCCGCGTGCACCTGCGCCAGGAAGCCGCGCAACGCCAGGCGCGTGCGCAGACCACCAAGGTCGAGTTCTTCACCGTGGCGCGAGAGTCGGGTTCGGCCACCGAAGGCGAGGAGGACGGCGCATGA
- the phnH gene encoding phosphonate C-P lyase system protein PhnH: MNATDLQHIVGGFEHEAFGSQAAFRAAMNALSYPGRWAAMPMQAERPRQGHGAAAVLLLALLDADCTVWLSPKLAASDAAPWLRFHTGCQLVAEAGAAQFVWVARGDAMPALARLVGGSDNQPDHSTTCVLDVLAQDGGAWTLSGPGIPGTADLSVDGLPGDFAAQWVDNHAAFPRGVDVFLCTPSHVAGLPRTTRIGAAAPQHTEEA, encoded by the coding sequence ATGAACGCCACCGATCTGCAACACATCGTCGGCGGCTTCGAGCACGAAGCCTTCGGCAGCCAGGCCGCGTTCCGCGCCGCCATGAACGCGTTGTCCTACCCCGGCCGCTGGGCCGCCATGCCCATGCAGGCCGAGCGGCCACGGCAAGGCCATGGCGCGGCGGCGGTGCTGCTGCTCGCGCTGCTCGATGCCGACTGCACGGTGTGGCTGTCGCCCAAGCTCGCCGCGTCCGACGCCGCGCCCTGGCTGCGCTTTCACACCGGTTGCCAGCTCGTGGCCGAAGCCGGCGCCGCGCAGTTCGTGTGGGTGGCCAGGGGCGATGCGATGCCCGCGTTGGCCCGTCTTGTCGGTGGCAGCGACAACCAGCCCGACCACTCCACCACCTGCGTGCTGGACGTGCTTGCACAGGATGGCGGCGCATGGACGCTCAGCGGTCCCGGCATTCCCGGCACGGCGGATCTGTCGGTCGACGGTCTGCCCGGTGATTTCGCCGCGCAATGGGTCGACAACCACGCCGCGTTCCCGCGCGGTGTCGACGTGTTCCTGTGCACGCCGAGCCACGTCGCCGGCCTGCCACGCACCACCCGCATCGGCGCGGCCGCGCCGCAACACACCGAGGAGGCCTGA
- a CDS encoding GNAT family N-acetyltransferase: protein MSVQIRLAQQADLPAVLALYAQPGMDDEQVLPLPEAQRIWREFQRYPSYRLFVACDAEGTVVGTYALLVMHNLAHMGTPSAIAEDVVVSAERQGQGIGRALMAHALQQARTAGAYKLALSSNRKRAQAHAFYEALGFQQHGLSFVIETL from the coding sequence ATGAGCGTTCAGATCCGCCTGGCCCAGCAGGCCGACCTGCCGGCGGTGCTCGCTCTCTACGCCCAACCCGGCATGGACGACGAACAGGTGCTGCCTCTGCCCGAAGCCCAGCGCATCTGGCGCGAGTTCCAGCGCTACCCGAGCTACCGCCTGTTTGTGGCCTGCGACGCCGAGGGCACGGTGGTCGGCACCTACGCGCTGCTGGTGATGCACAACCTGGCCCACATGGGCACGCCATCAGCGATTGCCGAAGACGTGGTGGTGAGCGCCGAGCGGCAGGGCCAGGGCATCGGCCGCGCGCTGATGGCGCACGCGCTGCAGCAGGCGCGCACGGCAGGTGCCTACAAGCTCGCCCTCTCTTCCAACCGCAAGCGCGCCCAGGCCCATGCCTTCTACGAAGCGCTGGGCTTCCAACAGCACGGCCTGAGCTTCGTGATCGAGACCCTCTGA
- the phnK gene encoding phosphonate C-P lyase system protein PhnK translates to MQTLHTDPNPLLRVRDVAKRYGDRVALDSASFDLWPGEVLAIVGESGSGKSTLLNAIAARSRPDAGSVEFLGRDGQLRDIHAMSEAQQRLLARTDWGFVHQNPADGLRMDVSAGANVGERLMGLGERHYGRLRCQAEEWLQRVEIDAIRIDDAPRTFSGGMRQRLQIARNLVTQPRLVFMDEPTSGLDVSVQARLLDLLRGLTQQMQLAVVIVTHDLAVARLLAHRMAVMQRGVIVETGLTDQVLDDPQHPYTQLLVSSVLQP, encoded by the coding sequence ATGCAGACCCTCCACACCGACCCCAACCCCCTGCTGCGCGTGCGCGACGTGGCCAAACGCTACGGCGACCGCGTGGCGCTGGACAGCGCCTCCTTCGATCTCTGGCCCGGCGAGGTGCTGGCCATCGTCGGCGAGTCCGGCTCGGGCAAGAGCACCCTGCTCAACGCCATCGCCGCGCGCAGCCGGCCCGATGCGGGCAGCGTCGAATTCCTCGGACGCGACGGCCAGCTGCGCGACATCCACGCCATGAGCGAGGCCCAGCAACGCCTGCTCGCGCGCACCGACTGGGGCTTCGTGCACCAGAACCCGGCCGATGGCCTGCGCATGGACGTGTCGGCCGGCGCCAACGTCGGCGAACGCCTCATGGGACTGGGCGAGCGCCACTACGGCCGCCTGCGCTGCCAGGCCGAGGAATGGCTGCAGCGCGTGGAGATCGATGCCATCCGCATCGACGACGCGCCGCGCACCTTCTCCGGCGGCATGCGCCAGCGCCTGCAGATCGCGCGCAACCTCGTGACCCAACCGCGACTGGTGTTCATGGACGAACCCACCTCGGGCCTGGACGTGTCGGTGCAGGCGCGCCTGCTCGATCTGCTGCGCGGCCTCACGCAGCAGATGCAGCTCGCGGTGGTGATCGTCACGCACGACCTGGCCGTGGCGCGCCTGCTCGCGCACCGCATGGCGGTGATGCAGCGCGGTGTGATCGTGGAGACCGGCCTGACCGACCAGGTGCTCGACGACCCGCAACACCCCTATACCCAGCTTCTCGTTTCCTCGGTACTCCAGCCATGA